CAAACAAGTCTTTTTGAGAATCGTTTGGCACTTTACGGACATCGAATTTAACTCCGAGATCACGTAGCTTTTCAAAAGTTGCAACATCATCTTTATCCATAGATATTACATTGTTAACCATGGTTTTACCAGTTGAGTGAGCCATTGAGCCAATGTTTAATTCTGTGATTGGAACACCGCCTTCAATTGCTTCAAGAGCTTCTTGCGGTGTTTCAAATAAGATCAGTGCATGTGTATTTCCAAAACGCGGATCTTTTGCTGCTTCAATTAATTTTTTAATTGGTACAACATTGGCTTTGACACCGCCAGGTGCAGCTTGCTTAATTAATCCCTTACGTAATTCATCCTTAGCAACTGTGTCAGATGCAACAATGATACGGTCAGCTTTAGAAGCCGGCGTCCAGTTAGTCGCAACTTGTCCGTGCAAAAGTCGTGTATCAACACGTGCAAGGTTAATTTTAAGTTTGCCATCACCAATGACAGTGCCTTCGGGGATAGCACCCTGAGGAGCTGCCTTTTTAGCAGATGTTGTAGGAGCTTCTTCCTGAGGCTGCAATTTTTCAGGAAGGATTTTAACTCCGTCTTTGGCTTCTTTGATGATATTTGCAGCAACCTGTTCAACGCCTGCAGCAGCATCCATCATGCGTTCTGTATAGGCTTGAATAAGCATTGGCAAATTAAGCCCAGTAATGATAGCAAATTTACGGTCAGAATTTTCTTCCATGACACGACTGGCCTGATTAAATGGAGAACCACTCCATAGATCAGCTAGTACTAAAATCTCATCATCAGCATCGAATGCAGCAATTGCATCGTTAAACTTGGCATAAAGATCATCAGGTCCTTCACTTGGCATAAAAGTGACAACCTGAACTTTTTCTTGATCACCAAAGATCATAGAACCAGATTGATGAATGCCGGCGGCAAATTCGCCATGACTGGCGATAACGATTCCGATAGCCATTCTTGTTCTTCCTCCTTTTAAATATTTTTTCTCAGATAAAAAGAATAATGTTATTCTCTT
This region of Streptococcus mutans genomic DNA includes:
- a CDS encoding PTS sugar transporter subunit IIB, with the translated sequence MAIGIVIASHGEFAAGIHQSGSMIFGDQEKVQVVTFMPSEGPDDLYAKFNDAIAAFDADDEILVLADLWSGSPFNQASRVMEENSDRKFAIITGLNLPMLIQAYTERMMDAAAGVEQVAANIIKEAKDGVKILPEKLQPQEEAPTTSAKKAAPQGAIPEGTVIGDGKLKINLARVDTRLLHGQVATNWTPASKADRIIVASDTVAKDELRKGLIKQAAPGGVKANVVPIKKLIEAAKDPRFGNTHALILFETPQEALEAIEGGVPITELNIGSMAHSTGKTMVNNVISMDKDDVATFEKLRDLGVKFDVRKVPNDSQKDLFELIEKAHVQ